The Microcoleus sp. FACHB-831 genomic interval TCTAAGCGCCGTTTTTGTTCGTCTTTAGAAATGTGGAGAAAAAACTTGATTACCGCAATATTATTAAGAGTGAGCATATGCTCAAACTCATTAATCAGGTGATAGCGCTCTAGCCAAACGTTCTCCGGTACCAACTGCTTCACTCGCACAATTAGCACGTCTTCGTAATGAGAGCGGTTGAAGATCGAGATCATCCCGCGCTGCGGGGTTCGCTGGTGGTAGCGCCACAGAAAGTCGTGATTTAATTCCTCATCGCTGGGCTTTTTGAATGACCACACTTGACAGCCTTGCGGATTGAGTCCGCCAAATACGTGTTTGATTGTGCCATCTTTACCGCCTGTGTCCATCGCTTGCAGCACAATCAACAAACTGCGCTTGTGTTCGGCATATAACCGTTCTTGTAAATTCTGTAGGCGTTGGCGCTGCTTTTCAAGCTCCTTCTCAACGTGTTTCTTTTTCTTGTAGTCCTCGGCAGCATTTGGATCGAGATTAGCCAAAATGATCGGTCGTCCGGGGTGAACCCGGTAGCGAGGATAGTCGGGTTCAGGCGGTGGATTGTCTACAACAATTTTTTCAGGTGCCATCTCAGAGGCAGACTCAGCCGTTGCCAACGCTTGCGCTTTTTTAGTCTTGTCAGATTCTGCTGGCGCGGCACCTGAAGCGAGAGAACTACTCTCTATTGAATTACTTAACTGGCTCATTTTGTCTCCAGAGTTGAACGAAGTTGGTTGCTCTTAAGACGTGTTGGTGAGGAAGCCAACATCTGCAAGGCGGGACTCAACCAAATTTACCGCTGATGTAAGCTTTAGCTTCTTGAGTACGAGGAGAATTGAAGATTTCTTCGGTAGGAGTGAATTCGACTAATTTTCCTCTGCGCTTGCCGCTTGCATCTGTTTCTGTATTGAAAAAGCCAGTTAAATCTGATATTCGCGAAGCTTGCTGCATATTGTGAGTCACCATAATCATGGTGTATTGTTCTTTAAGCTCGCGGCAAAGTTCTTCAACCTGCTGAGTTGAAATTGGGTCGAGAGCAGAACAGGGTTCATCCATTAATAAAACATCCGGCTTCATGGCGATCGCGCGTGCAATGCAAAGCCGCTGCTGCTGTCCTCCTGATAAAGCTGTTCCCTTTTCTTTTAACTTGTCTTTCACCTCATCCCAAAGCGCAGCTCGCCGCAGCGATT includes:
- a CDS encoding polyphosphate kinase 2 family protein, translating into MSQLSNSIESSSLASGAAPAESDKTKKAQALATAESASEMAPEKIVVDNPPPEPDYPRYRVHPGRPIILANLDPNAAEDYKKKKHVEKELEKQRQRLQNLQERLYAEHKRSLLIVLQAMDTGGKDGTIKHVFGGLNPQGCQVWSFKKPSDEELNHDFLWRYHQRTPQRGMISIFNRSHYEDVLIVRVKQLVPENVWLERYHLINEFEHMLTLNNIAVIKFFLHISKDEQKRRLESRLQDPDKHWKFSSNDVKERLFWDDYQAAFEDMINNCSTAHAPWYVVPANNKWYRNLVVARAIADTLEAMNPQYPSAEKGLENIVVPD
- the pstB gene encoding phosphate ABC transporter ATP-binding protein PstB produces the protein MRSPKKAQSTQNNTVLNAQGVKVYYGDFLALQEVDMEIPERKIVAFIGPSGCGKSTFLRCFNRMNDLIPGARVEGQINYQGKNIYDGKINPVKIRRQVGMVFQRPNPFPKSIYENIAFGPRANGYKGNMDELVEQSLRRAALWDEVKDKLKEKGTALSGGQQQRLCIARAIAMKPDVLLMDEPCSALDPISTQQVEELCRELKEQYTMIMVTHNMQQASRISDLTGFFNTETDASGKRRGKLVEFTPTEEIFNSPRTQEAKAYISGKFG